One window of Mediterraneibacter gnavus ATCC 29149 genomic DNA carries:
- a CDS encoding MATE family efflux transporter — protein MKKEMTNDMTVGSPTKLIIQFMIPMCLGNVFQQFYNIADSIIAGQFLGVNALAAIGSTGSLMFFVTGWLQGLTSGFAILVSQWFGAKDMKRMRHYVAMSIYLTIAFAVVMTIGFEFANEPILRLMNSPENLMADIKGYMAVIYGGLIVTAAYNALAAVLRALGDSKSPLYFLIISAIINVVLDIVFIVNFGMGVEGCGYATVIAQAVSALLCLIYIVKKFPILRLSEEDFRISFQSMGRLLALGIPMGLQFSITAIGTIIVQGAVNIYGAVYMAGFSAAGKLQNIIVTVFTAFGATVATYVGQNRGAGKMDRVHKGVRYTQIMVFVWSAVTMVLVYFFGEEMTLLFVSKTETEVLHAAEVYFRTVFWAYPFLGSIFIYRNALQGMGYGLVPMLGGVFELAARALIVLLVAGKTSFFGVCLADPAAWISALIPLIPYYIYVMKKYEKQKQLEG, from the coding sequence ATGAAAAAAGAGATGACAAATGATATGACTGTCGGAAGTCCGACAAAGCTGATCATTCAGTTTATGATTCCGATGTGTCTGGGAAATGTGTTCCAGCAGTTTTACAATATTGCGGATTCCATCATTGCAGGGCAGTTTTTGGGTGTCAATGCTCTGGCAGCGATCGGAAGTACCGGTTCATTGATGTTTTTTGTGACAGGATGGCTGCAGGGACTGACCAGTGGATTTGCAATTCTGGTATCGCAGTGGTTTGGAGCAAAAGATATGAAACGGATGCGCCATTATGTGGCAATGTCCATTTACCTGACGATTGCGTTTGCTGTGGTGATGACGATCGGATTTGAATTTGCCAATGAGCCGATTTTAAGGCTGATGAATTCTCCGGAAAATCTGATGGCAGATATCAAAGGATATATGGCAGTCATCTATGGCGGGCTGATCGTAACTGCGGCATACAATGCACTTGCGGCAGTGCTGCGGGCTTTGGGCGATTCCAAATCACCATTATACTTTCTGATCATTTCCGCGATTATCAATGTGGTTCTGGATATTGTATTTATCGTGAATTTTGGAATGGGCGTGGAAGGCTGCGGATATGCGACCGTGATCGCACAGGCTGTTTCTGCATTGTTGTGTCTGATTTATATTGTAAAAAAATTTCCGATCCTGCGGCTTTCGGAAGAAGATTTTCGGATTTCCTTTCAGAGCATGGGACGGCTTCTGGCATTGGGAATTCCCATGGGACTGCAGTTTTCTATTACGGCGATCGGAACGATCATTGTGCAGGGAGCGGTCAATATTTACGGAGCGGTATATATGGCAGGATTTTCAGCTGCAGGAAAACTGCAGAATATTATTGTGACAGTATTTACTGCGTTTGGCGCCACAGTTGCCACATATGTGGGTCAGAACCGCGGAGCCGGGAAAATGGATCGTGTACATAAGGGAGTACGATACACGCAGATCATGGTATTTGTCTGGAGTGCGGTCACAATGGTTTTGGTGTACTTCTTTGGAGAAGAGATGACATTGTTGTTTGTGAGCAAAACGGAGACAGAGGTACTTCATGCAGCGGAAGTTTATTTCCGGACGGTGTTCTGGGCATACCCGTTTTTAGGAAGTATTTTTATCTATCGAAATGCGCTGCAGGGAATGGGCTACGGTCTTGTTCCGATGCTTGGTGGTGTGTTTGAACTGGCGGCAAGAGCGCTGATCGTACTTTTGGTGGCAGGAAAGACGAGCTTTTTCGGTGTTTGCCTTGCAGATCCGGCGGCATGGATTTCGGCATTGATTCCATTGATTCCGTATTACATTTATGTGATGAAAAAATATGAAAAGCAGAAACAGCTGGAGGGATAG
- a CDS encoding glycoside hydrolase family 3 C-terminal domain-containing protein, translating to MLAINMADVVNVLNTCKPYLIGFGIVLAIALIVLIAAFKLKKTKRKLVRSQAGIAILLALVIVVNMICWGPMSSMISLATGNGTISEETSNEATKLVEKIAEEGIVLLKNEDNMLPMENNKKLNVFGWASTNPCYGGTGSGSLSDAYETVSLLQGLENAGFELNSELSDFYKDYRAERPEVGMWEQDWTLPEPTVDSYSEDLIKNAQDFSDTALVVITRVGGEGADLPTDVSKVTYTDNSKDYKDFEPGEHYLQLSQTEKNMLDMVCSDFDNVVVVYNGANAMELGFLNDYEQIKGAVWCPGTGQAGFNGLGVILSGEVNPSAKTSDTFVRDLTATPTAQNFGNFTYDNMDEYKVTQTGFTGKEETTTPSFINYVEGIYVGYRFYETAASEGLIDYDKTVLYPFGYGLSYTTFTQEMGKITENDGTISFDVTVTNTGDTAGKDVVEVYYNPPYTNGGIEKASANLIAYDKTKSLEPGESQTLTISFKAEDMASYDYQKEKGYVLEAGDYEISINTDSHHIIESETYTVDETVKYTGDNKRSTDQTTVENQFDYAAGDVTYLSRANGFANYKEATAAPESLSMSKEAKKEFINNSNYNPEDYNNEEDKMPETGAKNDIELADLRGVDYDDAKWDELLDNMTISDMDTVIALGGYQTAAASSVGKIQTIDCDGPASINNNFTGTGSIGFPSAVMIACTWNDEIAMEFGESIGKMADEMGVSGWYAPAMNIHRSAFAGRNFEYYSEDGLLSGKIAANAVVGAEKYGVYAYLKHFALNDQETNRTSMLCTWSNEQAIREIYLKPFEICVKEGKAKAVMSSFNYIGTRWAGGSEELCNTVLRDEWGFQGFVLTDYFGVYGYMNSDQGIRNGTDAMLVAYDTETNHVKDQKSATGVEAMRQACKNIMYTVVNSRAYDAENLETGLMTWQIAAIAADVVLGVGILALEIVAIKRFRKRLAEEKAAVAVEN from the coding sequence ATGTTAGCGATTAACATGGCGGATGTGGTAAATGTATTGAATACATGTAAACCTTATCTGATTGGATTTGGTATTGTGCTTGCAATTGCACTGATTGTTCTGATTGCGGCATTTAAACTGAAAAAGACAAAAAGAAAACTGGTACGTTCACAGGCTGGAATTGCAATTCTGTTAGCATTGGTGATCGTAGTAAATATGATTTGCTGGGGACCGATGTCAAGCATGATCTCTCTTGCAACCGGAAACGGAACAATTTCAGAAGAGACATCAAATGAGGCAACCAAACTGGTAGAGAAGATTGCGGAAGAAGGAATTGTGCTTTTAAAGAATGAAGACAATATGCTTCCGATGGAAAATAATAAAAAGTTAAATGTATTTGGATGGGCATCGACAAATCCATGTTATGGTGGAACAGGTTCCGGTTCTTTATCTGATGCATATGAGACAGTATCTTTACTTCAGGGACTGGAAAATGCAGGATTTGAACTGAACTCAGAGCTTTCTGATTTCTACAAAGACTACCGTGCAGAGCGTCCGGAAGTCGGAATGTGGGAGCAGGACTGGACACTTCCAGAACCTACAGTAGATTCTTACAGTGAAGATTTGATCAAGAATGCACAGGATTTTTCTGATACAGCACTGGTTGTGATTACACGTGTAGGTGGAGAAGGTGCAGATCTTCCGACAGATGTAAGCAAAGTGACTTATACAGATAACTCAAAAGACTACAAAGACTTTGAGCCGGGAGAGCATTATCTGCAGCTGAGCCAGACAGAGAAAAATATGCTGGATATGGTATGCTCTGATTTTGACAATGTTGTAGTTGTATACAATGGTGCAAATGCAATGGAGCTTGGATTCTTAAATGATTATGAGCAAATCAAAGGTGCAGTATGGTGTCCGGGAACAGGACAGGCAGGATTCAATGGTCTTGGCGTGATTTTAAGCGGAGAAGTGAATCCGTCGGCAAAAACAAGTGATACATTTGTAAGAGATCTGACTGCAACACCGACAGCACAGAACTTTGGAAACTTTACATATGACAATATGGATGAGTATAAAGTAACACAGACAGGCTTTACAGGAAAAGAAGAGACAACAACTCCTTCTTTCATAAATTATGTAGAAGGAATTTATGTCGGATATCGTTTCTACGAGACAGCTGCCAGTGAAGGGCTCATCGATTATGATAAAACAGTACTGTATCCGTTTGGATATGGATTATCTTACACAACATTTACACAGGAAATGGGCAAGATTACAGAAAATGACGGAACAATTTCCTTTGATGTTACAGTTACAAACACAGGCGACACAGCAGGAAAAGATGTTGTAGAAGTATACTATAACCCGCCGTACACAAACGGAGGAATTGAAAAAGCATCTGCGAATCTGATCGCTTATGACAAAACAAAAAGCTTAGAGCCGGGTGAATCCCAGACACTGACAATTTCCTTTAAAGCAGAAGATATGGCATCATATGACTATCAGAAAGAAAAAGGATACGTTCTGGAAGCCGGTGATTATGAGATCAGCATCAACACGGATTCACATCACATCATTGAATCTGAAACTTATACAGTGGATGAAACAGTGAAGTATACAGGAGACAATAAACGTTCGACTGACCAGACAACTGTGGAAAATCAGTTTGACTATGCGGCAGGAGATGTTACATACTTATCCCGTGCAAACGGATTTGCAAATTATAAAGAAGCAACAGCAGCACCAGAGAGTCTTTCCATGTCAAAAGAGGCAAAGAAAGAATTTATCAACAACAGCAACTATAATCCGGAAGATTATAACAATGAAGAAGATAAAATGCCGGAAACAGGTGCAAAAAATGATATTGAACTGGCAGATTTAAGAGGTGTCGACTATGATGACGCAAAATGGGATGAACTGCTTGACAATATGACAATCAGTGATATGGATACTGTGATCGCTCTGGGCGGATATCAGACAGCAGCAGCTTCCAGCGTAGGAAAAATACAGACGATTGACTGTGACGGACCGGCATCTATCAATAACAACTTTACAGGAACAGGTTCCATCGGATTCCCGTCAGCGGTTATGATCGCATGTACATGGAATGATGAGATTGCAATGGAATTCGGAGAAAGCATCGGTAAAATGGCAGATGAAATGGGGGTATCCGGATGGTATGCTCCGGCAATGAATATTCACCGTTCTGCATTTGCAGGCCGTAACTTTGAATACTATTCAGAAGATGGACTGTTATCCGGAAAAATTGCTGCAAATGCAGTAGTAGGTGCAGAAAAATACGGCGTGTATGCATATTTGAAACACTTTGCCCTGAACGATCAGGAGACAAACCGTACAAGTATGCTCTGTACATGGTCAAATGAGCAGGCAATCCGTGAGATTTATCTGAAACCATTTGAAATCTGCGTGAAAGAAGGAAAAGCAAAAGCAGTGATGTCTTCTTTCAACTATATCGGTACAAGATGGGCAGGAGGCTCAGAAGAACTGTGCAATACCGTACTCCGTGACGAATGGGGATTCCAGGGATTTGTTCTGACAGATTACTTTGGTGTATATGGATACATGAACTCTGACCAGGGTATCAGAAATGGTACAGATGCAATGCTTGTTGCATATGATACAGAAACAAACCATGTAAAAGATCAGAAGAGCGCAACTGGTGTTGAAGCAATGCGTCAGGCTTGTAAAAATATTATGTACACTGTAGTAAACAGTCGTGCATATGATGCGGAAAATCTGGAAACAGGTCTGATGACATGGCAGATTGCAGCAATTGCAGCAGATGTTGTACTGGGTGTGGGAATTCTTGCACTTGAAATCGTGGCAATCAAACGCTTCCGCAAACGCCTTGCAGAAGAGAAGGCAGCTGTAGCAGTTGAGAACTAA
- a CDS encoding PD-(D/E)XK nuclease family transposase, whose translation MSETLKQLFPNIRTEEAIIGEIKSDENLLAEYESWTELQQRDFLKFCSGMRGVKVLYDGFGKEILSPIYHPERLEELLSCILETEVKIRQVIPSDGTRIADEQSLVIMDIVVELMDGSLANVEIQRIGYLFPGERCACYSADLLLRQYKSVKSRKKRNFTYRDVKNVYTIVFIEKSTKEFQEFPNTYIHRAKQQFDTGLSVNLLQEYVLVPLDIFRKTTHNKIIENKLDAWLTFLSNDTSEKVKELVEKYPEFRDMYQEIYDICENVEEVVRMFSKELQELDRNTVKFMIEEQEREIKAQKEQLRQSEEELQKNQEQLKKNEEELQRSQEQLKHSEEELQRSQEQLKHSEEELQKNQEQLAQKDAQIARLLAQIEEKDT comes from the coding sequence ATGTCAGAAACATTAAAACAATTATTTCCGAATATTCGGACCGAAGAAGCAATTATAGGAGAGATCAAGAGTGATGAGAATCTGCTCGCAGAATATGAGAGCTGGACAGAACTACAGCAGAGAGATTTTCTGAAGTTCTGTTCAGGGATGCGGGGAGTCAAGGTGTTGTATGACGGGTTTGGAAAGGAGATATTAAGCCCGATCTATCATCCGGAGCGACTGGAGGAGCTGTTGTCCTGTATCCTGGAGACAGAAGTGAAGATCCGTCAGGTTATACCAAGTGACGGAACGAGAATTGCAGATGAGCAGAGTCTTGTTATTATGGATATTGTGGTAGAGCTCATGGATGGAAGTCTGGCGAATGTAGAGATTCAGCGTATCGGATATCTTTTTCCGGGAGAGCGGTGTGCGTGCTATTCCGCCGATCTGCTTCTTCGGCAGTATAAGAGTGTCAAGAGCAGAAAAAAGAGAAATTTTACATATCGTGATGTGAAAAATGTATATACAATCGTATTTATCGAAAAAAGTACAAAAGAATTTCAGGAATTTCCGAATACCTATATCCATCGGGCAAAGCAGCAGTTTGATACCGGACTTTCTGTGAATCTGCTGCAGGAATACGTTTTGGTGCCGCTTGACATTTTCCGGAAAACCACGCACAATAAAATTATCGAAAACAAGCTTGATGCATGGCTTACCTTTTTAAGTAATGATACTTCGGAAAAAGTAAAAGAGCTGGTCGAAAAGTATCCCGAATTTAGAGACATGTATCAGGAAATTTATGACATTTGTGAGAATGTAGAAGAGGTGGTACGTATGTTTTCAAAAGAATTGCAGGAACTGGACCGTAATACGGTGAAGTTTATGATTGAAGAGCAGGAGAGAGAAATTAAGGCGCAGAAGGAGCAGCTAAGGCAGAGTGAAGAAGAGTTGCAGAAGAATCAGGAGCAGCTGAAGAAGAATGAAGAAGAGTTGCAGAGGAGTCAGGAGCAGCTGAAGCACAGTGAAGAAGAGTTGCAGAGGAGTCAGGAGCAGCTGAAACACAGTGAAGAAGAGTTACAGAAGAATCAGGAGCAGTTAGCACAAAAGGATGCACAGATTGCCAGACTTCTGGCTCAGATTGAAGAGAAAGATACGTAG
- a CDS encoding glycoside hydrolase family 3 C-terminal domain-containing protein: protein MKHAEIIAKMTVEEKAAILSGASEWESREIKRLGIPAAFFSDGPHGVRKQEGEGDHLGLNASVPATCFPTAATIANSWDESLGEEIGKALGEEASALGVDVLLGPGLNIKRSPLCGRNFEYFSEDPYLAGKMAASYVRGIQSQGIYACPKHFAVNSQELRRMAMNSVLDERTLREIYLTGFEIAIKEGKAKSIMTSYNEVNGVYANENEHLLKEILREEWGFDGLVVTDWGASNDHVKGVACRSNLEMPAPGLDAAREVLAALEEGSLSMEELDQCTDDLLDAVLTLAKNREKRVREFDREAHHTLAKKAARESIVMLKNEEKPFQLLPLKENTRVALIGDFASVPRYQGAGSSLVNPTKVETMEQMISSYPIQCIGTAKGYQRTGEADEVLKKEAVNLAKMADVVIYCFGLDELSESEGLDRTHMRIPQNQVELLEAMAKVNSNIVGVLSAGSAVEMPWHSCCKALLHGYLGGQASAGAMLDVLTGKANPSGRLSETYPVRYEDTPAFKYFPSTERNSEYRESLFVGYRYYDTSKVRVQYPFGYGLSYTSFEYSDLRVTADGVEFVLTNTGKMDGAEVAQMYVCAPKGKIFRPDKELKGFAKVFLKAGESRKVQILFDDKTFRYWNVETDSWEKEAGRYEICIGACALDIRLRETLEIEGTTDTMPYDAEKMLSYFSGIIRDVPDAEFEALLKQPIPDGKWSGELGMNDAICQMYYAKSRLARMIYKILTNLKKKSEDKGKPDLNILFIYNMPFRGIAKMTHGAVSMKMAEGMAEVVNGHFMKGMKKVLGGFFENRKANKEYEKKLGTGK from the coding sequence ATGAAACACGCAGAAATCATTGCGAAAATGACAGTTGAAGAGAAAGCAGCGATATTGAGTGGAGCGTCCGAGTGGGAGTCAAGAGAGATCAAACGACTTGGAATTCCGGCGGCGTTTTTTTCAGATGGTCCTCATGGAGTGAGGAAACAGGAAGGAGAAGGAGACCATCTCGGATTGAATGCATCTGTTCCGGCTACCTGTTTTCCGACGGCAGCTACGATTGCGAACAGTTGGGACGAATCGTTGGGTGAAGAGATTGGAAAGGCTCTTGGAGAAGAAGCATCAGCATTAGGCGTAGATGTACTTTTGGGACCGGGACTGAACATTAAGCGCAGCCCTCTGTGTGGAAGGAATTTTGAATATTTTTCTGAAGATCCTTATCTGGCGGGAAAGATGGCTGCATCTTATGTAAGAGGAATCCAGAGTCAGGGAATCTATGCATGTCCGAAGCATTTTGCGGTTAACAGCCAGGAGCTTCGCAGGATGGCAATGAATTCGGTATTGGATGAACGGACACTGAGGGAGATTTATCTGACTGGGTTTGAAATTGCGATTAAAGAAGGAAAAGCAAAATCCATCATGACCAGTTATAACGAGGTCAATGGAGTCTATGCAAATGAAAATGAGCATTTGTTAAAAGAAATTTTAAGAGAAGAGTGGGGATTTGACGGACTTGTAGTCACTGACTGGGGGGCTTCGAACGACCATGTAAAAGGAGTTGCCTGTCGATCTAATCTTGAGATGCCGGCGCCGGGACTGGATGCGGCACGAGAAGTTCTGGCAGCGTTAGAAGAGGGAAGCCTTTCCATGGAAGAACTGGATCAGTGTACGGACGATCTTCTGGATGCAGTACTGACACTGGCAAAGAACAGAGAAAAGCGTGTGCGTGAATTTGACAGAGAAGCTCACCATACGCTTGCGAAAAAAGCTGCAAGAGAGAGTATTGTGATGCTCAAGAATGAAGAAAAACCGTTCCAGCTGCTTCCTCTCAAAGAAAATACAAGAGTGGCACTGATCGGAGACTTTGCATCTGTTCCTCGTTACCAGGGGGCAGGTTCTTCTCTGGTGAATCCAACGAAAGTAGAAACAATGGAGCAGATGATCAGCAGCTATCCGATTCAGTGTATCGGTACAGCGAAAGGATATCAGAGAACAGGAGAAGCAGATGAAGTACTGAAAAAGGAAGCAGTGAATCTTGCAAAGATGGCAGATGTGGTTATTTACTGCTTCGGTCTGGATGAATTGAGCGAATCAGAAGGTCTGGATCGTACGCATATGCGGATTCCGCAGAATCAGGTGGAGCTTCTGGAAGCAATGGCAAAAGTAAACTCCAATATTGTAGGTGTATTAAGTGCGGGATCTGCAGTTGAGATGCCGTGGCATTCCTGCTGTAAGGCATTGCTGCACGGATACCTTGGCGGACAGGCTTCTGCAGGAGCCATGCTGGATGTGCTGACCGGAAAAGCCAATCCGTCCGGAAGACTCAGTGAGACATATCCGGTTCGCTATGAAGATACTCCGGCATTTAAATATTTTCCAAGTACAGAGCGTAATTCGGAATATCGGGAGAGTCTGTTTGTTGGATATCGTTACTATGATACAAGTAAAGTGAGAGTGCAGTATCCGTTTGGATATGGTCTGTCGTATACATCGTTTGAATACTCAGACTTGAGAGTAACGGCGGATGGAGTTGAATTTGTACTGACCAATACCGGAAAGATGGATGGTGCGGAAGTAGCTCAGATGTACGTATGTGCACCGAAAGGAAAGATCTTCCGTCCGGATAAAGAATTAAAAGGATTCGCAAAAGTATTCCTGAAAGCAGGAGAAAGCAGAAAAGTACAGATTTTGTTTGATGATAAGACATTCCGTTACTGGAATGTAGAGACAGACAGCTGGGAAAAGGAAGCAGGAAGATATGAAATCTGTATTGGCGCATGTGCATTGGATATCCGATTGAGAGAGACACTGGAAATAGAAGGAACAACTGACACAATGCCATATGATGCTGAAAAGATGCTGTCATATTTTTCGGGAATTATCAGAGATGTACCGGATGCAGAATTTGAAGCACTTCTGAAGCAACCGATCCCGGATGGAAAGTGGAGCGGTGAACTGGGAATGAATGACGCGATCTGCCAGATGTATTATGCAAAGAGCAGACTGGCAAGAATGATCTACAAGATTCTCACAAACCTGAAAAAGAAAAGTGAGGATAAGGGAAAACCGGATCTGAATATCCTGTTTATTTATAATATGCCGTTCCGAGGGATTGCAAAGATGACGCATGGGGCGGTCAGCATGAAAATGGCAGAGGGTATGGCGGAAGTGGTCAACGGACATTTCATGAAAGGTATGAAAAAAGTACTCGGCGGTTTCTTTGAGAACCGAAAAGCAAATAAAGAATATGAGAAAAAGCTGGGAACCGGAAAATAA
- a CDS encoding ATP-binding protein — protein MNLDALMDTPRIYTALAEWGACILYVLLLRRKVTGWKLPVSLAGSLLVFIAYQEFAGTLPIYFWIPCMIGAAFLMCLLLHLLCDTTWLDAGFCCAQALVLAEFTASFHWQLYVWWALNYAKNSRLFSTLTMLLLYTGIYIGYYFLERGHFPTDERLLVNGKELLSAILIALGAFAISNISFVIPNTPFSSATSSILYVRTLVDFGGLVMLFSMQEKREELRMRSENQAMNIVLQRQYDQYRLSIDNIELLRREFHDLKHYMIAIRSEQDPKKKEQYLLEMEEAIHTQEALTNTGNSVLDVVLTTKSTYCMQKHITFTCMADGKLISFMHVKDICSIFGNALDNAIECVSQFDDPEKRLITLSMYQKNQLLMIQCENYTETSLSLKPDQLPTTTKQNAGYHGYGLKSIQQAARKYGGSMTLHAEDNWFTLQVLIPVES, from the coding sequence ATGAATTTAGACGCACTGATGGACACTCCCCGGATTTATACCGCCCTTGCTGAATGGGGTGCCTGCATCCTGTACGTCCTTCTCTTACGGCGAAAGGTAACCGGGTGGAAACTGCCGGTTTCCCTTGCCGGAAGCTTGCTCGTATTTATCGCTTATCAGGAATTTGCAGGAACTCTTCCTATTTATTTTTGGATTCCCTGCATGATCGGAGCCGCATTTCTGATGTGCCTCCTTCTGCATCTGCTCTGCGATACTACCTGGCTGGATGCCGGATTCTGCTGCGCACAGGCACTGGTTCTGGCAGAATTTACCGCGTCCTTTCACTGGCAGCTTTATGTCTGGTGGGCGTTGAATTACGCCAAAAACAGTCGGTTATTCTCGACTTTGACCATGCTGCTCTTATACACAGGCATTTATATCGGATATTACTTTCTGGAAAGAGGACATTTTCCGACTGACGAGCGCCTGCTGGTCAATGGAAAAGAACTCCTAAGCGCAATTCTCATTGCACTTGGAGCATTTGCCATCAGCAACATCAGCTTCGTCATACCAAATACGCCGTTTTCCAGTGCCACAAGTTCCATCCTGTATGTGCGGACACTGGTAGATTTCGGGGGACTTGTCATGCTTTTTTCCATGCAGGAAAAACGGGAAGAACTTCGTATGAGAAGTGAAAATCAGGCCATGAATATTGTTCTCCAGCGCCAGTATGACCAGTATCGGCTTTCCATCGATAATATTGAACTTTTACGAAGAGAATTTCATGATCTGAAACATTATATGATCGCGATCCGTTCTGAACAGGATCCCAAGAAAAAAGAACAGTATCTTCTGGAAATGGAGGAGGCGATCCACACACAGGAAGCGCTCACAAATACAGGAAACAGCGTACTGGACGTCGTTCTGACTACCAAAAGCACTTACTGTATGCAGAAGCATATTACATTCACCTGCATGGCTGACGGAAAACTGATTTCTTTTATGCATGTCAAAGATATTTGCTCTATCTTTGGAAATGCACTGGACAATGCAATTGAATGTGTTTCCCAGTTTGATGACCCTGAAAAGCGTCTGATCACACTGTCTATGTATCAGAAAAATCAATTATTGATGATTCAATGTGAAAACTATACGGAAACTTCGCTTTCTTTAAAACCGGATCAACTTCCGACTACAACAAAGCAAAACGCAGGTTATCACGGATACGGACTGAAAAGCATTCAGCAGGCAGCCCGCAAATATGGCGGCTCTATGACACTTCACGCAGAAGACAACTGGTTTACCCTGCAGGTGCTGATTCCTGTAGAATCTTAA
- a CDS encoding LytR/AlgR family response regulator transcription factor has protein sequence MIRIAIVEDEDSYVQVLTGYLKQYETEHSLSFQISVFHDGLDIVSEYKADYDIILLDIQMKHLDGMKTAEKIRELDEDVSFIFITSTIQFAVQGYLVDALGYVVKPVAYLAFSQILGKAVKKVKQKQQKDYMTIEVEGGQMRLDISQIYYIESQRHNILFHTEKGDFLTAGPMKKVEALLKDKGFSKCHNAYLIHLMHVTGIVQNNVLLSDSTTLPVSRAKKKVFLEALTDYIGGVHR, from the coding sequence ATGATCCGAATTGCAATTGTTGAAGATGAAGATTCTTATGTACAGGTACTCACCGGGTATCTGAAACAATATGAAACCGAACATTCCCTTTCCTTCCAGATTTCCGTCTTTCACGATGGTCTGGACATTGTAAGTGAATATAAAGCAGACTACGATATCATTCTTCTCGATATCCAGATGAAACATCTGGACGGCATGAAGACTGCTGAAAAAATCCGGGAACTGGATGAAGATGTATCTTTTATCTTTATTACCTCTACGATCCAGTTCGCAGTTCAGGGATATCTGGTAGACGCCCTGGGATATGTTGTAAAACCGGTCGCCTATCTTGCATTTTCTCAGATTCTCGGAAAAGCTGTCAAAAAGGTGAAGCAAAAACAGCAAAAAGATTATATGACGATCGAAGTGGAAGGCGGACAGATGCGCCTGGATATCAGTCAGATTTATTACATCGAAAGCCAGCGCCACAACATTCTGTTCCATACCGAAAAAGGGGATTTTCTCACTGCCGGTCCAATGAAAAAGGTGGAAGCGCTTTTAAAAGACAAAGGATTTTCCAAATGCCATAACGCATATCTTATCCACCTGATGCATGTGACCGGTATTGTACAAAACAATGTCCTGTTATCTGATTCCACGACACTTCCTGTCAGCCGTGCAAAAAAGAAAGTGTTTCTGGAAGCTTTGACTGATTATATAGGAGGTGTACACCGATGA
- a CDS encoding BMC domain-containing protein — MAEQYHGMAIGIFELDSECACFVALDAAAKAAAVQIQGVERNRLGAGACVKMRGSISDVKAAMEVAIRTAEPIAKVVSHTVIASPSEETETAIAMTITK; from the coding sequence ATGGCCGAACAATATCATGGTATGGCAATTGGAATATTTGAACTGGACAGTGAGTGCGCATGTTTTGTGGCACTGGATGCGGCGGCAAAGGCAGCAGCAGTACAGATTCAGGGAGTGGAGAGAAACCGTCTGGGAGCAGGTGCCTGTGTAAAGATGCGGGGAAGTATTTCGGATGTGAAAGCTGCGATGGAAGTGGCGATCCGGACGGCAGAGCCAATCGCAAAGGTTGTTTCACACACGGTGATTGCATCCCCGTCAGAGGAGACAGAAACGGCGATTGCAATGACGATTACAAAATAA
- a CDS encoding BMC domain-containing protein, which produces MTYGAFGLVEVLGEANAVLVLDRMLKTAEVFYETQDTKCGGHALIFVSGSVSAVTAAVESVKLAPPCKVFQTAVISNPSQEMVQIVEGFKARNKK; this is translated from the coding sequence ATGACATACGGAGCATTTGGACTGGTAGAAGTCCTTGGGGAGGCAAATGCGGTTCTGGTACTGGATCGGATGTTAAAGACTGCAGAAGTTTTTTATGAAACACAGGATACAAAGTGCGGCGGACATGCCCTGATTTTTGTAAGCGGAAGCGTATCAGCTGTTACAGCGGCAGTGGAGAGTGTAAAGTTGGCACCACCGTGTAAAGTATTTCAGACGGCGGTGATCTCCAATCCATCCCAGGAGATGGTTCAGATTGTAGAAGGTTTCAAAGCCAGAAATAAAAAGTAA